A window of Methylocaldum szegediense genomic DNA:
CGAAATCAGCGCCGTGCTCACGGATATCCACCTGGAAAGGCCGACCAGTCCCATTAGCCGCTCTCTTGCCACCAAAGCGCGTTCACGCTCGCGGCTGATCGCGCTATCGATGAGCGGATCGAAGGTGCGGTCGATGTCTTCCTCCAGAACTTCCGATAGCAGCAACAAGGCCGCTTCACGACGGCCTTCGTGGCGCAAACGGTCGACCTCGTCGAACCGATGCATCCCGGCCTCGAGCGATGCACTCAAACGGGCAATGCTGTCCAATTCGCTCTGACGGTTCTGCCAGGCTTCGATATCGTTGGCGGAATCCAAACCCGTCGCGGCCGCTTTCCGCAAGCGTTCGATCGCATCGTGCAGGCGCTGGCGCGACATTTCCACGTCCGCCACCGTGCCTTGCTGGTCGACCAGGAGCAGATCCATACGTTGCTTGAAGTAACGATAGGCTTCCCGGTAGAGCTGCTGATAACGATCGAACGCCTCATAAGCCGCCTGGCTACGGGACGAATACAGGGCGATTTTGTGAGACCCCCAATACAGCGTCAAGCCGAGCACGAAGACAAAACACAGAGAGATGGCGACAACCAGTGCCAATCTTACACGCAACATGAACTATCCCATCTTAAGGACGAAGCAGGGGTGGCCTTACGTGACGCCATGACCGAACCCGAACGCCGTTTCGCTTGTTTTCGTCAAACGATCAGGGGCAAAAGTCATCCTGTTCGTCAGGCATGGTAATACGAAAAACTCCGGATACCGAATCAGGGCACATTTGCCGGAAAAGGATTGGCGATCGCCCCGCAGTGCGGTCAGGCACAATTGTTCTGACCGAAGGCACAAGTCATGCAGGGAAAACCCAAGCCAGTCCTGGTTGGCGTTGGGGCACGAGAAGGATAATCGCAGGGTTCGTGGGACGTTAAGAAATCTCTGACCAAGTGCATGCCTTTCGACAAGTCTGTCCTGAGTCTGTCGAAGGACTTATTGAGCTTCCTTAATGTGAGCGCTTGGCAGGCGGCAACCGCGAGAAAACCGAAGCGTTTGACTTAAAGCGGCTTTTGCCACCGGCCGTCTTTCGCAAAGCATCGCCGTCAAGACATTCAGCTCGAGCCGCTTCTTATCCGATTACGGCGCGGAAGCGCTTTCTCTCACCCCTGGCTCAAAGCCCGCGGCGCGAAACCCACTTCAAACTCACTGGTTGCTAAAAGCAGCTTCCTTTTCGAGCGTACATCAGCGATGAAAACGCTCTAAGAACCAAGCAGTGCCCGAGGATAGGCTGGAGGGCTACCGTCGTGAACCGCTTCGCAGCGCCTCAAGCCCGCACTGGCAACCACACCGTGAACTCGCTTCCCTTTCCCGGCCCTTCGCTGTAGGCTTCGATTCGCCCTTGGTGCAGCTCGACCAGCTTTTTGACAATGGCCAAGCCGAGCCCTAATCCGCCCTGGGCACGATCGAGGGTTTTCTCGGATTGCGTGAAGATATCGAAAATACGGGACAACAGCGCTTCCGGGATGCCCTCCCCGTTATCCTTTACCCGAATCACGGCTTCCTCGCGCTCCCGCGTTACCGTTAGCCATATAGTCCCGCCCGGGTGCGTGTATTTAGCGGCGTTGTTGAGCAGGTTGGAAATCATCTGCGCCAGACGCTCGGCGTCGCCCATGAGCGTAATGGACGCGGTCGGAACCGAAACGATCAATTCGTGCTGGCGGGACTGGACCAAGGGCCGGCAGCTCTCCAGTGCCTGATCGACGACTGTCGCGAGTTCGATCGGCTCCTTGCGGATCGTAATCTTGCCTTGTTCGATCCGCGAGATATCGAGCAGGTCCTCGACCAGGCGCGCCAGATGGGTGGTCTGACGATCGATGACCTGCTGGACCGTCTGAAGCTTCGGGTCGGAAACATTCATTTTTTTCATGATTTGCGCGGCGTTCCTGATCGGTGCCAGAGGATTCCGAAGTTCGTGGCCAAGCATGGCGAGGAATTCGTTCTTGCGCCGATCGGCCGCCTTCAGAGCGTTCTCG
This region includes:
- a CDS encoding ATP-binding response regulator, producing MNPKPKILLVDDREENLVALAGLLNGHEADLLCARSGEEALDRLLVHEVALALVDVQMPGMDGFELAELMRGTERTREIPIIFVTAGIHDHARVFRGYESGAVDFLFKPLNPHILSSKVAVFMQLYRQKRELAERVRELEAALAERQRIENALKAADRRKNEFLAMLGHELRNPLAPIRNAAQIMKKMNVSDPKLQTVQQVIDRQTTHLARLVEDLLDISRIEQGKITIRKEPIELATVVDQALESCRPLVQSRQHELIVSVPTASITLMGDAERLAQMISNLLNNAAKYTHPGGTIWLTVTREREEAVIRVKDNGEGIPEALLSRIFDIFTQSEKTLDRAQGGLGLGLAIVKKLVELHQGRIEAYSEGPGKGSEFTVWLPVRA